In Deltaproteobacteria bacterium PRO3, the sequence TTTGGACGCCTATCGGCGCCTGTAAGGGCTCGCCTCCCGGCACTCCATTGCGTTGCGCTGAAATCCTGACGAACATTGTAGGGGTCGTTCGCGAACGGCCCCTACAGATACCGTCAAATCTCTAAATCTATTTTTCCAACGCTCCCGGGGAGGGTGAACTGGACCGATGGGTCCCAAGCAAGGTTCGCCACTATAAACAATTGAACATCGCACCCAAAAAACTTCGCATCGACCAGCTCTTGGTCCAGCTCGGCCTCGCCCCCACCCGGGAGCGCGCCCAGGCCTTAGTCCTGGCGGGCAAGGTCTACGTGGGCGAGCGGCGGGTCGACAAGGCCTCGCAGAGCTTCCCCAATGACGCGCCGGTCCGCGTCAAAGGCCCCGACCACCCCTACGTCGGCCGCGGCGGGGTCAAGCTGGAGAAGGCCATCGAGCACTTCGGCATCGACCCCAGGGGAAAGGTTTGCCTGGACGTCGGGGCCTCCACCGGCGGATTCACCGACTGCCTGCTGCAGCGTGGGGCCGTCCGGGTCTACACCCTCGACAGCGGGAGCCATCAGCTCCACGAGCGGCTGCGCGCCGATCCCCGCGTGATCGTTCGGGAAAACTTCAACGCCCGCTTTCTGAAGGCCTCGGACCTGCCCGAGGCGATCCAGCTTGTGGTCGCGGACGTCTCCTTCATCTCGCTCAAGCTCCTGATTCCCCCGCTGATCGAGGCCCTCCCCGGGCCCTGGGACGTACTCCTCTTGGTGAAGCCCCAGTTCGAGGCGGGCAAGGGCCAAGTCGGCAAGGGCGGGATCGTCCGCGACGAGGCCTTGAGGCTGCGGATCGTCCAGGATCTGGCTGGATTTGCGGAAGGGGCTGGGTTAGAGCTGGTCGGCACGGTCCCGGCGGCCATCCCGGGAGACAAGGGAAATCAAGAATATTTCCTGGCCGCGAAAAGACTAGGGCAATAGACGCGCGGCTTTTTTATAATCGAGTTGCATGAACATGTCCCGGATTTCCGAACGCACTTTTTCGATCTTGCTGCTCCTGGGCCTTGCCTTTGGAGCGTCGGCCTGCACCACTGTGCGCAAGCAAGCGACAGCTGCCGAGCCCGTCGCCGCCGACGAGGCCCCGGTCAAGCGCGACAATCTCTTCGGGTCGGGCGACGTCCAACCGGAGGGCAACAGCGCCCTGCACTACATCGACGCCCGCCTCTACGAGCTGCGCGACCAGGACCAATCCACCCTCGAGGCCCTGCGCCTGGCCCTGCAGAACGACCCCGACTCCAGCTACCTGCACGGCGAGATGGCGCGCAACCTGGCCCAGGGCAACCAGTTCGAGCAGGCCGCGCTGGAGGCCGACAAGGCCCTCCAGCTCGACCCGGGCAACCCGTCCCTGCACCTGCTGCGCGGCAAGCTGCTCTCGGTGCGCCAGCAAAGCGACGCCGCCGTCCTCGAATACGAAAAATGCATCAAGCTCAAGCCCGACTTGGAAGAGTGCTATACCATGCTCGCCCGCGAGCACGCCCTCCAGAAGCGCAACGACAAGGCGGTCGCCACGGTGAAGCGCCTGCTCAAGGTCGATCCGGCCTCGACCTCCGGCCTTTATTACTTGGGCACCCTCTACAGCGCCGACCCGTCCAAGACCCGCGAGGCGATCCAGGCCTTCAAGGACATCCTCGACGAGGACCCCGACGACCTGAAGGCCATGGCCTCCCTGGCCCAGATCTATCTCGACAAGAAGATGTACCCCGAGGCCCTCAAGGTCTTGCTGCGCATCGAGCACCTCGCCCCGCACGACGTCCCGATCAAGCTGCGGATCGGCCTGATTTACTACGAGATGAAAGACTTCGACCAGGCCATCGACCGCTTCAACAAGGTCTTGCAGCTCAGCCCGCAGAACGACCGCGTCTCCTATTACCTGGGTCTGCTCGAGGCCCAGCGCAAGAATTATCAAAAGGCCCTGGGCTACTTCGAGAATGTCCCGACGTCCTCCGAGCTCTACAAAGAGTCGGTACTGCGCATCGCGCTGGTCTATCAAGAAATGAACCGCATCCCGGAGGCGATCGAACACGTGCAAAAATCCCTCAAGGTGCGGAAAGACGTCCCCGAGCTCTACGAGTTGCTCGGCACCCTCTACGGCAAGCAAGGGCAATACGCGAAGGGCATCGCGGCGATCGACCAGGGCCTGAAGAAATTCCCCAACCAAGAGCGGCTGCTCTTCAGCAAGGGCGTCCTGCAGGACAAGCAGGGAGAATTCGAAAAGAGCATCGCGACCATGCGCCAGCTGCTCG encodes:
- a CDS encoding TlyA family RNA methyltransferase is translated as MAPKKLRIDQLLVQLGLAPTRERAQALVLAGKVYVGERRVDKASQSFPNDAPVRVKGPDHPYVGRGGVKLEKAIEHFGIDPRGKVCLDVGASTGGFTDCLLQRGAVRVYTLDSGSHQLHERLRADPRVIVRENFNARFLKASDLPEAIQLVVADVSFISLKLLIPPLIEALPGPWDVLLLVKPQFEAGKGQVGKGGIVRDEALRLRIVQDLAGFAEGAGLELVGTVPAAIPGDKGNQEYFLAAKRLGQ
- a CDS encoding tetratricopeptide repeat protein, producing the protein MNMSRISERTFSILLLLGLAFGASACTTVRKQATAAEPVAADEAPVKRDNLFGSGDVQPEGNSALHYIDARLYELRDQDQSTLEALRLALQNDPDSSYLHGEMARNLAQGNQFEQAALEADKALQLDPGNPSLHLLRGKLLSVRQQSDAAVLEYEKCIKLKPDLEECYTMLAREHALQKRNDKAVATVKRLLKVDPASTSGLYYLGTLYSADPSKTREAIQAFKDILDEDPDDLKAMASLAQIYLDKKMYPEALKVLLRIEHLAPHDVPIKLRIGLIYYEMKDFDQAIDRFNKVLQLSPQNDRVSYYLGLLEAQRKNYQKALGYFENVPTSSELYKESVLRIALVYQEMNRIPEAIEHVQKSLKVRKDVPELYELLGTLYGKQGQYAKGIAAIDQGLKKFPNQERLLFSKGVLQDKQGEFEKSIATMRQLLAVNPRNSSALNYIGYSYADRGMNLQEAVALLTQANEIKPNDGYILDSLGWAHFKAGNREKALQLLHQANKLSPNEPVILEHLGDVYLDKGDKAKARAYFQDAVAAAIGEEHPEAREIEDLKRIQSKLSALTRP